One segment of Leptospira langatensis DNA contains the following:
- a CDS encoding ATP-binding protein, whose translation MDQSSSPKPDFRLLFESSPGLYLILSAELKILAVTDAYLNATLTKREDLLGNGIFDVFTDDPNDPDATGVANLRTSLLRVLEKKQPDTMAVQKYSIQLPDSEGGGFREKYWSPVNSPLLDAKGQVTYIIHKVEDVTEFVQLKQKGTELSKITEELQSRTTQMESEIVRRSLELQESNKKLREAETIKNEFFANVSHELRTPLTLILAPLESLLLSEKTSNLKPEQTQKLHIVHNNSIRLLQLVNSLLDFSKFEAGKMKVEKESVPVCNLVRTILRDFEPVASEKQIHIECDLIASNPSLSMDRYLFERILFNLLSNALKFTPKEGNIFVRLSWEKGFLKLSVKDSGIGIAENDLGKLFQKFQQVEGSSTRKYGGTGLGLAMVKEFSELLGGQVSVESTLGVGSTFTIEVPAELIESSPNDKELAGSKFVSYSPKFYSSESNQEEALSEEDSDLPKVLVCEDNEDLARFISSLLSPFARVKLAKNGKEGMNHVLSWGPDLVLSDVMMPETDGIELCKMIKSDPEAAKTIVILLTALTHREAMLQGWEAKADEYLFKPFHPEELITRVKSLLSMAADRKKIMESIEQKNFQLEFANAELEAFSYSVSHDLRAPLRAIQGYTQMLIEDYSSVMDKDGIRFLNVLIESTRRMENLIDNLLEFSRVGRKELKDSTFDLTEVAESVANQIKDQIQNKTEIIIHPLAKVTSDKDLMSYVFQNLISNAVKYSSKKENPVVEVGVTQTEKGRTFFVKDNGAGFDMKYYNRLFGVFQRLHRQDEFEGTGVGLAIVHRIVTRYKGSVWAEGKLGEGASFYFTIGGTKQEAIAS comes from the coding sequence ATGGACCAGTCCTCTTCTCCAAAGCCTGATTTTCGTCTTCTTTTCGAATCCTCTCCCGGACTCTATCTCATTCTCTCAGCGGAACTCAAAATCTTAGCCGTCACGGACGCCTATCTGAATGCTACTCTTACAAAACGAGAGGATCTCTTGGGCAACGGTATCTTCGATGTCTTTACCGATGATCCGAACGATCCGGATGCGACCGGGGTCGCGAACCTTCGCACTTCTCTCTTACGCGTCTTGGAGAAGAAGCAGCCAGACACCATGGCCGTCCAAAAATATTCCATCCAACTTCCTGATTCGGAGGGCGGCGGTTTTCGAGAGAAATATTGGAGCCCGGTCAATTCCCCTCTTTTGGATGCGAAAGGCCAAGTTACTTATATCATTCATAAAGTAGAAGATGTGACCGAGTTTGTTCAACTCAAGCAAAAGGGTACCGAGCTTAGCAAGATCACTGAAGAACTGCAATCACGCACAACTCAGATGGAATCAGAGATTGTTCGTCGCTCTCTCGAATTGCAGGAAAGCAATAAGAAGCTTCGCGAGGCAGAAACGATCAAGAATGAATTTTTTGCCAACGTCTCTCACGAACTAAGGACCCCTCTCACTCTGATCCTTGCCCCTTTGGAGTCCCTTCTTCTTTCGGAAAAGACCTCTAACCTAAAACCGGAACAGACACAAAAACTCCATATCGTACACAACAATTCTATCCGCCTTCTTCAATTAGTGAATAGTTTATTAGATTTTTCTAAATTTGAAGCAGGGAAGATGAAGGTCGAAAAGGAATCCGTTCCGGTCTGCAACCTTGTTCGCACTATCTTAAGGGATTTCGAGCCTGTCGCTTCCGAGAAGCAGATCCATATAGAGTGCGATCTGATCGCTTCGAATCCTTCTCTTTCTATGGATCGCTATCTTTTTGAAAGGATCCTGTTCAATCTGCTGTCCAACGCATTGAAATTCACTCCTAAGGAAGGAAATATCTTTGTCCGTCTTTCCTGGGAAAAAGGCTTCTTGAAATTGAGCGTAAAAGACTCCGGGATCGGGATCGCAGAGAATGATCTCGGTAAATTGTTCCAGAAATTCCAGCAAGTAGAAGGCTCTTCTACCAGGAAATATGGAGGCACCGGTCTTGGTCTTGCTATGGTGAAAGAATTCTCCGAGCTCTTGGGCGGCCAAGTTTCTGTCGAGAGCACGTTAGGAGTCGGTAGCACTTTCACTATCGAAGTTCCCGCTGAATTGATAGAATCTTCTCCCAACGACAAAGAGTTAGCCGGAAGCAAATTTGTTTCTTATTCCCCCAAGTTCTATTCTTCCGAATCCAACCAAGAAGAAGCTCTCTCGGAAGAAGATTCCGATCTCCCAAAAGTCCTAGTATGCGAAGACAACGAGGATCTGGCTCGATTCATTTCTTCTCTCCTGAGTCCCTTTGCCCGCGTGAAGCTTGCTAAGAACGGCAAGGAGGGAATGAACCATGTTCTTTCTTGGGGACCGGATCTAGTTCTCTCGGATGTGATGATGCCTGAGACGGATGGGATCGAACTTTGTAAGATGATCAAATCCGATCCGGAAGCCGCCAAGACGATCGTGATCCTTCTTACCGCCTTAACTCATAGAGAAGCCATGCTGCAAGGCTGGGAAGCAAAAGCAGACGAATATCTATTCAAGCCTTTCCATCCGGAAGAATTGATCACTCGAGTAAAATCCCTTCTCTCCATGGCCGCAGATCGCAAGAAGATCATGGAGTCCATCGAACAGAAAAACTTCCAGTTGGAATTTGCGAATGCAGAGTTAGAAGCATTCTCCTATTCAGTTTCACATGATCTAAGAGCTCCCCTTCGCGCCATCCAAGGCTATACGCAAATGCTGATCGAAGATTACAGTTCCGTAATGGATAAGGATGGGATCCGTTTCTTGAACGTTCTCATCGAATCCACTCGGAGAATGGAGAACCTCATCGATAACCTACTTGAATTCTCCAGAGTAGGCAGAAAGGAGCTCAAGGATTCCACCTTCGATCTGACCGAAGTGGCAGAATCTGTCGCAAACCAGATCAAGGACCAAATACAGAACAAGACGGAGATCATCATCCATCCTCTGGCCAAAGTAACTTCCGACAAGGATCTGATGTCCTATGTTTTCCAGAACCTGATCTCCAATGCGGTGAAGTATTCTTCTAAGAAGGAAAATCCAGTAGTCGAAGTGGGCGTCACTCAAACCGAGAAAGGTAGGACCTTCTTCGTGAAGGATAACGGTGCCGGCTTCGATATGAAATATTATAATCGTCTTTTCGGTGTATTCCAAAGATTGCATAGACAAGACGAGTTTGAGGGAACCGGGGTCGGTCTTGCGATCGTTCATCGGATCGTCACTAGGTACAAGGGCTCCGTTTGGGCTGAAGGCAAATTGGGCGAAGGTGCGTCATTCTATTTTACGATCGGTGGAACCAAGCAGGAAGCGATCGCCAGTTGA